In a single window of the Myxococcales bacterium genome:
- a CDS encoding CoA ester lyase, which yields MSLRTIHPRTSRINRSEQAVPGSNAHFMEKAAKGEADVVFLDLEDAVAPDDKERARKQVIEALQDLDWTGKSVSVRINGLDTEYMYRDVVDVVEQAGDKLDLIMIPKVGTAGDVYAIDALVSGIEAAKHYTKPIGFELIIETALGMQNLHEIAAASPRIESLHFGVADYTASTQARTVNIGGANANYHVLTDADEKGERNVHWGDMWHYAISRIVVAARANGLRPVDGPFGDISDLPGFEAQALRSAALGCEGKWAIHPSQLEAVHRIFSPNAKEIQQAQAILDAMEAAQREGRGAVSLNGKMIDLASVRQAENLVNKAAAISAKTG from the coding sequence ATGAGTCTGAGAACGATTCATCCACGTACGTCACGAATCAACCGTTCCGAGCAGGCGGTGCCCGGCAGCAATGCACACTTCATGGAAAAAGCCGCAAAGGGCGAAGCGGACGTGGTGTTTCTCGACCTCGAGGACGCCGTCGCACCGGACGACAAAGAACGAGCCCGCAAGCAGGTCATCGAGGCGCTGCAAGATCTCGACTGGACCGGCAAATCCGTCTCTGTACGGATCAACGGCCTGGACACCGAGTACATGTACCGGGACGTGGTCGACGTCGTCGAGCAGGCCGGAGACAAACTGGACCTGATCATGATCCCCAAGGTCGGTACCGCGGGCGACGTCTACGCGATCGACGCACTGGTCAGTGGCATCGAGGCCGCCAAGCATTACACGAAGCCCATCGGCTTCGAACTGATTATCGAGACCGCGCTCGGCATGCAGAACCTGCACGAAATTGCCGCAGCCAGTCCGCGCATCGAGTCGCTTCACTTCGGTGTGGCCGACTACACGGCTTCCACCCAGGCGCGAACGGTGAACATCGGTGGCGCCAACGCCAACTACCACGTGCTCACGGACGCCGACGAGAAAGGCGAGCGCAACGTTCACTGGGGTGATATGTGGCACTACGCAATCTCCCGCATCGTTGTGGCGGCACGCGCCAACGGTCTGCGACCAGTGGACGGACCGTTCGGTGACATCTCGGATCTCCCGGGCTTCGAAGCCCAGGCCCTGCGCTCCGCCGCACTCGGCTGCGAGGGAAAGTGGGCGATCCACCCGTCACAGTTGGAAGCTGTGCACAGGATCTTCAGCCCGAACGCCAAGGAGATCCAGCAGGCCCAGGCAATCCTCGACGCCATGGAGGCCGCCCAGCGCGAGGGACGCGGCGCTGTTTCGCTGAACGGCAAGATGATCGATCTCGCCTCGGTTCGGCAGGCGGAGAACCTCGTGAACAAGGCAGCAGCAATTTCTGCCAAGACCGGCTGA
- a CDS encoding alanine--glyoxylate aminotransferase family protein yields the protein MTNTPPIANLLLGPGPSNVAPSVLSAMGQPMIGHLDPKFLEILDRVQSRLRVLFGTENAMTLPLSTTGSGGMEACFGNLIEPGDDVVIGVNGVFGNRMSDVASRLGGNVTRVEAEWGEILTDDAMIEAIERVRPKIVAFVHAETSTGVLQPVEAIAKAARSVDAYVILDCVTSLSGLPLQLDDWGVDAAYSGTQKCLSCPPGLSPATFSPRAVECAKTRKTPSTSWYLDINLLAGYFGGERVYHHTAPISAIFGLDEGLRLIEEEGLQARTARHYDAAEALLTGLAELGFESLVDKAHRLPMLSSLLLPSSVKEMGEAAVRKTLLNDYQIEVGGGLGALAGKIWRIGLMGENARRENVARLLDALNKVLS from the coding sequence ATGACGAACACACCCCCTATTGCAAATTTGTTGTTGGGCCCGGGCCCTTCCAATGTCGCTCCATCGGTTCTTTCGGCCATGGGCCAACCGATGATCGGCCACCTCGATCCGAAGTTTCTCGAGATCCTCGACCGGGTGCAGTCGCGCCTTCGCGTGCTTTTCGGCACCGAGAATGCGATGACGCTCCCCTTGTCGACCACCGGTAGTGGAGGCATGGAAGCCTGCTTCGGCAACCTGATCGAGCCGGGGGACGATGTCGTCATCGGCGTCAACGGAGTCTTCGGCAACCGGATGAGCGATGTCGCCAGCCGACTCGGTGGCAACGTCACCCGAGTCGAGGCGGAATGGGGCGAAATTCTGACCGACGACGCGATGATTGAAGCGATCGAACGGGTTCGCCCAAAGATCGTTGCCTTCGTGCACGCTGAAACTTCGACCGGCGTTCTCCAGCCCGTCGAAGCGATTGCCAAGGCGGCCCGAAGCGTCGATGCCTACGTGATCCTGGACTGCGTGACCTCGCTCTCGGGACTACCACTTCAATTGGACGACTGGGGCGTCGACGCCGCCTATAGCGGAACGCAGAAATGCCTTTCGTGTCCTCCCGGCCTTTCGCCGGCGACTTTCTCACCGCGCGCAGTGGAGTGCGCCAAAACCAGGAAGACGCCATCGACCAGCTGGTACCTCGATATCAATCTGCTCGCGGGCTACTTCGGCGGTGAGCGCGTTTACCACCACACGGCTCCCATCTCGGCCATCTTTGGACTCGATGAAGGCCTCCGATTGATCGAGGAAGAGGGTCTGCAAGCGCGAACTGCGCGACACTACGATGCGGCCGAAGCACTCCTCACGGGCCTCGCTGAACTCGGGTTCGAATCATTGGTAGACAAGGCACATCGTTTGCCGATGCTGTCTTCGCTTCTCTTGCCTTCGTCAGTAAAGGAAATGGGTGAGGCTGCGGTGCGCAAAACTCTGCTGAACGACTACCAGATCGAAGTCGGCGGTGGACTGGGCGCGCTCGCCGGCAAGATCTGGCGCATCGGTTTGATGGGCGAAAACGCTCGACGCGAAAACGTCGCGCGCTTGCTGGATGCACTGAACAAGGTGTTGAGCTGA
- a CDS encoding zinc transporter ZntB: protein MTHEAQFEEFITGYLLDGLGGCRELSRKEIEQWKPSDGPLWVHVDRASEAGRHWLREASQIPALVCDALLEDEVRPRTLITNNGVMSVLRGVNLNSDAELEDMVSLRLWVEEKRVIDLRHRKLREVSNVRDLLARGHGPTCAGDLLLELANTMIERMDPVVDHLEDEVEDLELELDTKRLPEIRETLSSIRRRTIRLRRYLAPQRDALTRLRVEPLSWKTPQQEERLRELVEQINHTIEDLDWVLEHAAIAQDELASLQSESAGVAMYRVSIITGVLLPPSLLAGVLGANVNGIPGGDSPFAFPLLCAGMLLLTLVEIAILRRFKWL from the coding sequence ATGACCCATGAAGCACAGTTCGAAGAATTCATTACCGGCTATCTGCTGGATGGGCTGGGCGGTTGCCGCGAACTCAGTCGCAAAGAGATTGAGCAATGGAAGCCCAGCGACGGCCCGCTCTGGGTCCATGTCGACCGCGCCTCCGAGGCGGGCCGGCATTGGCTGCGCGAGGCGTCCCAGATTCCAGCGCTCGTCTGCGACGCGCTGCTCGAAGACGAGGTGCGACCCCGCACCCTGATCACAAACAACGGCGTGATGTCCGTACTGCGCGGCGTAAACCTGAACTCCGATGCAGAACTAGAGGACATGGTCTCGTTGCGCCTGTGGGTCGAAGAAAAACGCGTCATCGACCTGCGACACCGAAAGCTGCGCGAAGTCTCGAACGTTCGGGACCTGCTGGCGCGCGGGCATGGACCCACCTGCGCGGGTGACCTGTTGCTCGAACTCGCCAATACCATGATCGAGCGCATGGATCCCGTCGTCGATCATCTCGAAGACGAAGTCGAGGACCTGGAACTCGAACTGGACACCAAGCGTCTGCCTGAAATCCGCGAGACGCTGTCCTCGATTCGACGCCGCACGATCCGGTTGCGGCGCTACCTCGCGCCTCAGCGCGATGCCCTCACCCGGCTCCGAGTCGAGCCCCTCAGCTGGAAGACGCCACAACAAGAAGAACGCCTGCGCGAACTCGTCGAACAGATCAACCACACGATCGAAGATCTCGACTGGGTACTCGAGCATGCGGCGATCGCCCAGGACGAACTTGCGAGCCTGCAGTCCGAATCGGCGGGCGTCGCGATGTACCGGGTCTCGATCATCACCGGCGTTTTGCTGCCCCCGAGCCTGCTCGCCGGGGTGCTCGGCGCCAACGTGAATGGCATCCCGGGTGGAGACAGCCCATTCGCGTTCCCCCTGCTCTGCGCGGGAATGCTGCTGCTGACCCTTGTCGAGATTGCAATCTTGCGCCGCTTCAAGTGGCTCTAA
- a CDS encoding class I SAM-dependent methyltransferase, with protein MWNLEFRAPGRELSVAELVARAWPQATPRQRDAAFAAGEVRLGNDIVRDSKTRVPPGTLCRVVAREGQQALAADKIAILQRGEDFCVVDKPSGWPSHEATPGGPDARTLVAAALACAVDEIWPVHRLDADVGGAWLIALSKAAAARLSESFASTDVQKEYRAVTPSLPWREGRFRAGIDGKPAETIFRVLSDDAADSEDEGNDKNETCAVSLTLITGRTHQLRRHLCGARCSILGDSLYGGVMVEGGLRLYSRSISIEREGIHAIAPEPPGFRVTEPVYSVSSEPVEITVSHATAVALERGHPWILTDTETSDVGGLRPGSLVRARSVRGKDIGECRIEGPGRIAARVWSRVGKSRPNTAAASSITSRIKLALERRSKLIQGISSEQATTVFRLVHGEADGLPGLMIDRVGGELRVLSMWRGTEAFEREAIDALIETLGGDPPVVMVRHFADRPKGQFLSVEAYRGEPCPRPFSVEERGLLFEVDTGLADPFRSRPGFGLYIDQRANRDRITKRIRTATGGRWLNLFCHTGAFSIAALAAGADEVTSVDLSRPYLKTLERNLDLNNIDSSRHQSIKLDVQRFVEKWSSRDRYDGIILDPPTAAAAGKQFWSVRKGQAQLVEQCLSHLTPKGTLLVCRNDHGAREDLRGLVNRAAAKAGVRLKRINEAGPGSDFPEVEGFREGNAFDGVIATRG; from the coding sequence ATGTGGAATCTGGAGTTTCGAGCACCCGGCCGGGAGCTGAGCGTCGCTGAATTGGTGGCGCGCGCCTGGCCCCAGGCGACACCTCGACAGCGCGATGCAGCCTTTGCAGCGGGCGAAGTCCGGCTCGGCAACGACATCGTGCGCGACTCGAAAACTCGCGTCCCTCCCGGCACCCTGTGCCGAGTCGTTGCGCGCGAAGGCCAACAGGCGCTCGCGGCCGACAAAATCGCGATCCTGCAGCGCGGTGAAGATTTCTGCGTCGTCGACAAGCCCAGCGGATGGCCCAGCCACGAAGCAACACCAGGAGGGCCCGACGCCCGAACGCTGGTGGCCGCAGCACTCGCATGCGCGGTCGATGAAATCTGGCCAGTACATCGCCTCGACGCCGACGTGGGTGGCGCATGGCTGATCGCACTTTCAAAAGCCGCCGCCGCTCGACTCTCCGAGTCGTTTGCTTCGACCGACGTGCAGAAGGAATACCGGGCCGTCACTCCGTCCCTGCCCTGGCGAGAGGGTCGCTTCCGAGCGGGGATCGACGGCAAGCCAGCCGAGACGATCTTTCGTGTTCTCTCTGATGACGCTGCTGACAGTGAGGATGAAGGCAACGACAAGAACGAAACATGCGCAGTATCCCTCACCCTGATCACCGGTCGGACCCATCAACTGCGACGGCACCTTTGCGGGGCGCGCTGTTCGATTCTCGGAGATTCACTTTACGGGGGCGTGATGGTCGAAGGAGGACTGCGTCTCTACAGCCGCAGCATCTCGATCGAGCGCGAAGGCATTCATGCGATCGCGCCCGAACCGCCCGGCTTCCGGGTTACCGAACCCGTGTATTCGGTTTCATCCGAACCCGTTGAGATCACAGTTTCCCACGCCACCGCAGTCGCGCTCGAACGCGGCCATCCCTGGATTCTGACCGATACCGAGACCTCCGATGTCGGCGGCTTGCGTCCGGGCAGCCTGGTTCGCGCGCGCAGCGTCCGCGGAAAAGACATCGGTGAGTGTCGAATTGAAGGCCCTGGACGAATCGCCGCACGCGTCTGGTCGCGAGTGGGCAAAAGCCGGCCCAACACCGCAGCTGCTTCATCTATTACATCCAGGATCAAGCTCGCCCTCGAGCGGCGCTCGAAACTCATTCAAGGAATTTCGAGCGAGCAAGCCACCACAGTTTTTCGCCTGGTTCACGGCGAAGCCGACGGATTGCCCGGTTTGATGATCGACCGGGTCGGGGGCGAACTGCGCGTGCTGTCCATGTGGCGCGGAACCGAAGCATTCGAACGCGAAGCCATCGACGCACTCATCGAGACCCTGGGCGGCGACCCGCCTGTCGTGATGGTTCGACATTTCGCCGATCGGCCAAAGGGGCAATTCCTCTCGGTCGAGGCTTATCGCGGGGAACCGTGCCCTCGACCCTTCTCTGTCGAGGAGCGCGGCCTGTTGTTCGAAGTCGACACTGGGCTGGCCGATCCATTTCGCTCTCGACCCGGCTTCGGTCTCTATATCGACCAACGGGCCAATCGGGATCGCATCACCAAACGCATTCGCACAGCAACCGGCGGTCGCTGGTTGAATCTCTTCTGCCATACCGGCGCCTTCAGCATCGCCGCTCTCGCTGCAGGTGCCGATGAAGTCACGAGCGTCGACCTCTCCCGGCCCTATCTGAAAACCCTCGAGCGAAACCTCGATCTCAACAACATCGACTCGAGCCGCCACCAATCGATCAAGCTGGACGTTCAACGCTTTGTCGAAAAGTGGTCTTCCCGGGATCGCTACGATGGCATCATCCTCGACCCTCCAACCGCGGCGGCGGCCGGAAAACAGTTTTGGTCGGTCCGCAAAGGCCAGGCTCAACTTGTCGAGCAGTGCCTGAGTCACCTGACTCCAAAGGGAACCCTGCTCGTCTGTCGAAACGACCACGGCGCACGAGAAGACTTGCGCGGCCTGGTGAACCGGGCGGCGGCAAAAGCGGGCGTCAGGCTAAAGAGAATAAATGAGGCGGGGCCGGGTTCAGACTTCCCCGAGGTCGAAGGCTTCCGCGAAGGAAACGCCTTCGACGGAGTCATCGCGACGCGGGGGTGA